The Lycium ferocissimum isolate CSIRO_LF1 chromosome 1, AGI_CSIRO_Lferr_CH_V1, whole genome shotgun sequence genome includes a region encoding these proteins:
- the LOC132062217 gene encoding uncharacterized protein LOC132062217 produces MIVKLEEDELKKEELKSRNALIVHVLGDLPGYNYMKRYINHMWYIATTIPDIYYHEEGYYIVKLQSEEDMHEVLFSGPYSINNRPVILKQWSPEFDFSTEFLFVVPLWVKFPDLPISCWSCNSLSRIASAIGIPLFVDECTTKQTRISYARMLIKINVTKPLLSEIEVLGTYGEIFQQAVVYDWKPDFCATCLSVGHDCAKVQANRQPLARVPIQQPQGHAKQHKVQNKRKHKRVVQRWQARGGNDNATTLANVNAQGVLPPELREVEDQAVGIQEISTNEHLVDIRNNLAGKGNDKQSVNNASSRESNGVNAKDKSTIPAQQPVENCDENIQDNPPLDKEGFRPLRMSKAVMANLLLSEQGGGFSIHT; encoded by the coding sequence ATGATTGTCAAACTGGAAGAGGATGAATTAAAGAAAGAGGAACTGAAATCGAGAAATGCACTGATAGTGCATGTACTGGGGGATTTACCGGGCTATAATTACATGAAAAGATACATTAATCATATGTGGTACATCGCCACTACTATACCTGATATCTACTATCATGAGGAGGGATATTATATTGTGAAACTTCAAAGTGAAGAAGATATGCATGAAGTTCTCTTCTCAGGACCATATAGCATTAATAATAGACCAGTAATACTGAAGCAATGGTCACCAGAGTTTGATTTTAGTACTGAATTCTTATTTGTTGTTCCTTTATGGGTAAAATTCCCTGACTTACCAATAAGTTGCTGGAGTTGTAATTCGTTGAGTAGAATAGCAAGTGCCATTGGGATCCCTCTATTCGTTGATGAATGTACCACAAAACAGACAAGAATCTCATATGCCAGAATGCTGATCAAAATTAATGTGACCAAACCACTGCTTAGTGAAATTGAAGTGTTGGGGACTTATGGAGAGATATTTCAGCAGGCTGTGGTCTACGATTGGAAACCTGATTTCTGTGCAACTTGTTTGAGTGTGGGACATGACTGTGCTAAAGTGCAAGCTAATAGACAACCACTAGCCAGGGTTCCTATTCAACAACCTCAGGGTCATGCCAAGCAACATAAAGTCCAGAACAAAAGAAAACATAAGAGGGTTGTGCAGAGGTGGCAAGCTAGAGGAGGAAATGACAATGCAACTACCTTAGCAAATGTCAATGCTCAAGGTGTATTACCCCCTGAACTAAGGGAGGTTGAGGATCAGGCTGTAGGCATCCAGGAGATAAGCACTAATGAACATTTAGTAGATATAAGAAACAACCTAGCAGGGAAAGGAAATGACAAACAATCAGTCAATAATGCAAGTAGTAGGGAGAGTAATGGGGTTAATGCTAAGGACAAATCTACTATTCCTGCTCAACAACCAGTTGAAAATTGTGATGAGAATATTCAGGACAATCCTCCCTTAGACAAAGAAGGATTTCGTCCTTTGCGAATGAGTAAAGCTGTGATGGCTAATTTACTGCTTTCTGAGCAAGGTGGCGGTTTCTCTATTCATACCTGA